The following DNA comes from Papaver somniferum cultivar HN1 chromosome 4, ASM357369v1, whole genome shotgun sequence.
GTTCTGACCTTGGCTTTTCCCGACCACCAGTTGGGAAAAAGTTGAGGATTCCTTATGTGACTCTGCCGACcatctaaaaaaaatattttttttaattattatattcaacaaaaaattatatttttgtcCAGTTTATAAACAACACGGAATTCTGGTTTTTTGGTGCATTAATATTCATCGTGTTCTCATCGTTCCACTGCCCATAATTACAAATCATGTTGGTTGCAAGAGGCATCTATCCTCCAtctatattttctttcctttaaatTAAGCTTTAACCATTAAATACTTCTTTCATCACACAATTAAATTTTTCCAACCAATTAAATTTGGAGATGCTGTACTGCTAAAGTCTTCAAATTTTCGTTGTTTGTGTATAACAAAATCAACATGTTGTCCGTAAATACTTCGGTTTCCTAATAACGGACACAATATGGAACGTTTCCTCATTCCTGATTCCACCGTGTTTCCGTAAATATACCACTAAGAAGAAGTATTAAAGAACAAGCTACCGCAACTTAGATTTGGTTTGTGTTCTTGAAATGGTAAAACTAATGTTTTCCTTCCGAGCTTAGATTTTTTGATTGATAAGAAAGAACAAGGACAGTTCTGTTGCCGCCTATCAaacgaaaaaaagaaagaaaagaaaggtaATTGTTAATCTTCTTCGTAGCTCAAAGAAAATTTAAGGGACCACTacagccccggctaatttgatcAAGCCCACAAAATATCGGGTCTCTTCTAAGTTCAACTCTTTAGGTTTCAACCTAATCACGGCTAATTTTAATACGAGATTACATTTGACTTTGGATTTCTAATATATGGGGCCGTAGGCCCCGACTATTATGACCAGACTAACTAAACACGACCCCGATTATTACGGCCTGACTACAATTTCTAAAGTTGGGCGAGGTATATTTTTAAGCGTTGGATCCCCTGTTTCCTAATATTGTCACGGTACCCAGTAATTATCACGGTACCAACTCCCAGCAGTAATTTGGTTTCTTAGTATAGTACAATTTCTTAAAATAACATTACCAGCAGTAATCTAAATTATGTCGCGGCCCTTACTAAAGCTAATCGCAAGCTAGACATGATTCTGATCTTGGCTTTGCCCGACCACCAGTTGGGAAAAAATTGAGGATTCCTTATGTGACTCTGCCGACCATCTAAAAAcactttttttaattattatattCAACAAAAAGTTAAATTTTTGTTCAGTTTATAAACAACACGGAATTCGGGTTTTTCGGTGCATGAATATTCATCGTGTTCTCATCGTTCCACTGCCCATAATTACAAATCATGTTGGATTGCAGGAGGCATCTATCCTCCAtctatcttttctttcttttaaatTAAGCTTTAACCATTATATACTTCTTTCATCACACTTTCAGTAGTTTTTCTATACAATTAAATTTTTCCAACCAATCAAATATGGAGATGCTGTACTGCTAAAGTCTTCACATTTTCGTTGTTTTTGTATAACAAAATCAACATGTTGTCCGCAAATACTTCGGTTTCCTAATAACATACACCATATGGAACGTTTCCTCATTCCTGATTCTACCGTGTTTCCGTAAATATACCACTAAGAAGAAGTATTAAAGAACAAGCTACCACAACTTAAGTTTGGTTTGTGTTCTTGAAATGGTGAAACTAATGTTTTCCTTCCGAGCTTAGATTTTTTGATTGATAAGAAAGAACAAGGACAGTTCTGTTGCCGCCTACCaaacgaaaaaagaaaagaaaagaaaggtaATTGTTAATCTTCTTCGTTGCTCAAAGAAAATTTAAGGGACCACTatagccccggctaatttgaccaaGTCCACAAAATATCGGGTCTCTTCTAAGTTCTAACTCTTTAGGTTTCGACCTAATCACGGCTAATTTTAATACGAGATTATATTTGACTTTGGATTTTCTAATTCATGGCCGGGGACGTAGGCCCCGGCTATTATGACCAGACTAACTAAAAACGGCCCCGATTATTATGGTCTGACTATAATTTCGTGTGAGGGTATTGACCGGCTGACTAAACAGTAAACAAAACTCGAAAAAGATTGAGCCTCTCGCCTATAGGCTCAAAGAGAATTTAAGGGCACAACCGTGTCTAATTTGATTAGGCCAACAAAACATTAGGATCTGTCTTATAGGTTCAACCCTCTAGATTTCAACCTAATCACAGCTAATTTTATTGCGGGGATTATATTTGGCTCTAGATTTTCTAATCCACGGCCGGGGCCGTAGGCCTCAGTTGATTTGACCCGACCAACAAAACGGTGCGCAACAGGCCTCAATTAATCTACATGCTCAACTCCTAGATGACTcgactaattaaacacgctactatGACTCGACTAACTAACACAATATTCTgggacacgaccaactaaataagACCCCGACCATTACAGGCTCATTAAATTTTATGGGAGATACTGACCGGCAGACCAAACAACCAACAAAAATCgaaaaaaggttgagccccggccttatcttataattttagcgaattattaatttggcacgttgtccTCGACTCGGGACCGGCCAAAAGTATTATTttagagagtttattaaataatcgagtattaattaaaagagtttctactgtatttAATTCGATGGGACCGTTGGTCTGCCGCCGCCATATGGGTTCCACCCGTAAATACTAGCAATATCAACCGACCCGCCTATAGCTGGGACAACCGGAGATGGTCCAAAACTTGGACATGAAATGACACAATCTTAATGGTTGAGAGGGAAATGATTCTAACATCGGGATTAGTAGTGGGGTGAAGAGGGGAATAATTAACGGTCCCATATCTGGACAATAACAGTCCTCCCAACACAGTCAGGCTGTGGCGTTTTCGAGCTCATTCTCTACTGGAGCTCATGAAAAGAATTTGATGCAGACCCACACAAAAACCATTACATGTACTTTTTACAAGTTTATCAAAAATGGAAATCTCGATATATTCAAGAATGGCGGTGGATAGCGTATACTCCCACAATAAGGTTGCACCAAACGGGATACAGCTCATAAATATTCATATGACCATCCATACATATTTTATCCCTCTTGTTCATGTCAGTGAAGAGCATGACTGAATTGATTAGTCTGTCACCTATAACTGGAGCTGAGGTATCCACCAGATGAACGAGAATATCTGCATTTGTCAGAAGAATAACCATACATACAGAAAATAACACAAACATAAAGAGTCAAGTACTGATAGAAAACCTAAAAACTCATTTCTGCTCCATTCCTTTCCTACACAGTTTACAACTGTTACAAATTACGaataaacaataaaaaagaagatgaagataccaAATGTAACCTGATAATATGTAATTATGAATCCTACTTTCACTTTTGTAGTGAGTTTTAAGGGTGAGAAAAGTGGGAATAATACATATCAAACCTGGAGCTAAGGTATCCAGGTTGCATCTTTGTGCCCATGGCGACATATATCAAGATTAAAGAACAAAGCTGCACTCTTTGTGGCCATGGTAACATATATCATAATACCCCAAAATCTAACATCCAAGGGAATCTTTCAGTTGCACTCCTTAATTTAGTGAGAAGGAGCTTCTTCTTTCACTTGAGCAGGGGAGCTTTCGTCCATGACTTCATCTTTTACTCTAGGTGGGACACTTTCATCCATGACTTCATCTTTAATGATTCTGgattaaaaaattaaattaaaatatatatatcaaAGGTCAGGCCAAAGTAACATCGCATTGATTTAAGCTAGAGTAGGTCTCTGTGATACATCAATATCAATTGTCCGCTCTTTAGAATTGTGTCACGAGTGGGGCATACACAGGTCGAGATTTTCTTCCAGTTGCaccttaaaatcaacatcaattgAAATAGGAATAATACCTCGAATCAAGGTTTAGTGGGCCGTCTGTGCCAGAATCATTAATTCCAGGCTTTCGATCTTCTTCAGACTCAGACCCTGAGCATTCACCATCCCAAATTCGGCATTTCGGTCTTTCATCCATATCCTCCTCTTCCTACACCCAACCAAATTCGATGGTTCTAagttaaaagaattttttttttaggtgtaCGCCAATGAAATAATCCAAGTAATACGGACATACCTCTTCTGGGGGCTCCGTGTTGGGTGGTCTTGCTTGAAATTGTACACTTGGCGCATGTTGTATCTTTGAAAGTTGGTCCAACAGTAAGGTCCTGAATAAAATTACATGCAAGAAATTAGGCCTAAACAGCCAACCCAAATATAGGAAAAATACCAAAATACCATAACACAGTGATTTCATGTCAACGTTACAGACAGAAAAACAAAtgatcaaaaaaatatgaagccaGTATTTTGTGCAAACATGGGACGATTGGGAGACTATCGATAATGGTTTCATCAAGTACACTTCAGCCTTTCAATGACTTGTGAGTTTAATATCTAAAGACAGCTCTCAGAGACTCAGGAACAAGGAAAAACAGATTTTGCTATTCAACTATACCTAGACCTATCCAGTATGTTCATTAATCCTGTAAAATACATGTGTTTGTAAAGAAGAAAGTGGTCAAAATTTATAGAACCGAAAACGCATGCATAATGCTCAACACATACACATCTTCCACCAAAAGAAACCACTTTTGAAAAAAACAAACCTGCTAAATATAAATGAACAAACTAAGTAACCAGATAAACACCATTCAAAGAATTACGCTGCTTTTTGAAAGAAGTCAAGGTATATGAGTGGATATGCGTAATTCTCAAGAAGGCAAATTATTTGCTCTCAATCTCTACTCTAGGAAGGCTAAAGTGAGGTTCCAAAGTTATTTCGTCAGTTTTGCATAACCTTACATCTTAAAACAGTACAACTTTCCCACGCTTCATACCAAGTTGTGTTACTCAGCATCTTTAGTTTAGAAAAAAATAGTTTGAGAAGTGTCTTTTGCAATGAAGCACCACAAACTGTTTTACAAAGACTGAGACGTGATGCAACATATCGTAAAATGGATGACTGAGAATTTTTCAAAACCATAAGGCGCAGTTACTTTCATCAATAAAAAATCAACAAGGGAACGAAAAGACTGTATTTTCTTTTCATGATATCTTGAATTGCTTCAATAATCACCAACTTATATAGAAAGCCACTTGGCATCTTGTCCCACTTCAACTTAGCGACAGTATAATAAGTAACTTACAGTATTTACCTTATTTTCTCCATATCTCTAGGTGTGTTTTGATTCTCCATGTTGCTTGTGTCGACATGAAGAGTATAGTCTGGACCAAAGTACTCGTAATATTCGTTGTAAGGCAACTTGTTATCAGGCTCCACTCCGACTGCAACTGCTGTCTGTACGATCACAGAGTGAAACTTAGTCAGAATTTCGACATGAAGATACCAAGAACAATTAAAAAAATGAGCACATTGAAACAAACAACAGAAACCTCATAGCACCAACAGCGGGCAACATTACGAATTGTATAGCCTCCGCCTCCTAAGACCATTAAAGGTACGTTGAAGGATCTAAGATATCTTAGGCAGTCTGCATGACCCTTTACAGATAGATTGAAACAACCCAACCTATCACCAGATAAGGAATCTGCACCACATTGAAGAACAACTGCTTCCGGCTGATAAACTTCCATTACTTTCTGGATAATTGGACGAAATAATCCACGAAAGCTCTCATCATCAATACCATCATTAAGAGGTACGTTGAGCGCATAATACTTTCCACCACCCACACCAATGTCCTTAATATGCCCAGTTCCAGGAAAATAGTCCCCAAACTTATGAAATGAGACAGTCATGACTCTATCCGTAGTGAAAAATGCCTCCTCTACTCCATCTCCATGGTGTACAtcaatatctatatacaaaactcGCTGCAAGACAGTAGGAAAAATTATTAAGTCAGGTAATAGTGTTCATTCATGCCTAACAAAATGACCTCTGTGATCTGATGATAACACGAAACAACACTACAAAATAACTACTCAAAAAGGATTCCAACATATAAAATAGGGTGTATAGTTATCAACTTTAACATTACAAACACCCAGAAGAATCAGATGTACGTGAAACCTCATCTACAGTACATTGCATGATGGCACAAACAacgaaagaacaacaaacaaGCACATATTATTGCAATGTATACATCCTAATATACCCACCTCCATAAATAGCACTATAATACACCGCTATCCGAAAATCATGAGCATCTCTTTTTGTTTAAATTCTGCTTCTAAATACATTATAGTTTATACACATCATAGCTTAGTATACTTTTGACCTAAACATCACAAACACCCATAATGGTCAAAACTACCTGAAACCCTAGCAGTAAAGTAGTACATGCAATTGAGTATGTCATATTTATTGCAAATCCTATAAGTTGTATTTACCGATAGCACTATAAACCATTAACCAGATTTCAAAATCGTTTTGTTTGGTACATGAATTCTACTTCTATAAACACATCAGGACTCACTATCCACATGCTCAATAAACCCTAAAAGAACTCCTTTTCTTCTTCAGTTatcaaaaaaatttcttcttcgtTTATCAAATAACAACTACAAACCCTAAGGCAAAACACCCTAGAAACCCGCTATATTCAAAATTAAACAAAGACCCAAGAAAATCAAATCAACCAAATTTATCAAACCCTAGAGCAAAAACcccaaaaacaaaaactaaagaaTGAAAATTTCTTACCTTATGATTCTTGAGCAATTCAAGAATCCCCAAAACAATATCATTAACATAACAAAACCCAGAAGCTTCACATTTTTTAGCATGATGTAACCCCCCAGCCCAATTCAGCGCAATATCGGCATCCCCTCTATTTAATTTGGCAGCAGCTCCCATGGAACCACCGGCAGAAGCTTGACAAAACTCAAATAAACCCTCAAATACAGGACAATCTTCACCAACATTAAATCTTTTCAGATGTCTAGAATGAGTATGATCATGTAAAGTCTCAGGACTAACAGATGATAAAAACTCAACATAATCATCTGAGTGAAATTTTCTTATGTCTTGAGGTGAAGCAGGATATGGAGTATTGATTTCCATTAAACGATGAAGACCATAATGAACAACTAAACTATGCGCCATACGAATTCTATGTGGTTTCATCGGATGACCTTGTCCGTAGTAATAATCACCTATTGTTGGTTCGTAGAAATATGAAACCCTACGTTTTTTTCCATCGGTTCCTGAAGTTTGAAGTGCATTTCCTGATAAATCTTCttccatctctctctctctcgtttcTCAGAGCTCACTCGCTTTCTAATGTCCGTGTGAGGTATAAGTAGACTTCGCCTGACCGAATTGGTGACCAACGAAATCGGTGATCAAGCCCTAATTTCTTATCTTAAGTCGCAATCTTTTCTTTGCCGGTTGATTTTCATAGAGATTTGGGGCAACTCCCGTACGGAAATTTATACGAAAGGAGCGCTGAAATAAGGAGGACTGGAATTAGGAAGGGAGTTGAGGAGGTAAGACCTTGTCAAGCCGATTGACTCTTGGTCATGATTGGATGTTCTTCGTCTAACCCACATATGCACGCTATATGATGGGATACTAACATGGGTGATACTAACAGAAAGGGTCATGATCATCATATCGATCAAATGATATCCTCTTTTTATTCTTGGTATCAATTCTTATAAATCATGCGCATAGGTTTTCTACTCATATTTTATCGTCAAATAAATATGCGAGGCATTGGTTGTATGCCTAAGAATTTCTCCCTTCTACATAAAAAGTCCAATCataaaaaagatgcataaaaatTCTAAAATAACAGATCTGTGTTGACTATATCTTTCTATCTAAATCAgtgaacaaaaataaaacaaatcaacTTCAGGAAAAAATTTGATCTCGCGCTGCGAGATTATTTATGATCAGTTTATTTGTATTTGTTGGATGTCACAGATATGACGTCAGCAAAATGTGCATTTAACCCTAGTTACAATTCTCATAATAGttgatttcttattttgtttacTAAATTTCATGAAAACTAAGATTTTAcacaatgttagagcattgctcggtcgaactcacaagtgttgctatatcaaacttgttgtcaaatttagttgttaaaactatatcttgatttccagtctacaattagttaagtctcgctCTAGGATAGAGGTAATTGAGAaatgaaccagtcatcatttgtgttctaccgtttgaaggcgaagatcaaccgaagcttttggagaacttcatcaacaaaaggtaagtgaaagctgaaccacctatttctcaatttatattcacctttctatccttgagacaaTTGTtatataactaattagactagcttgcataaacaagaatttcgagtcgagaacttattatttagtttatgaaattcttgaaatataatgactaagcttaatgaacatttgttcatacttaatcaatttcggtggagaacaatttattgttcggaaccaaatcatgattcaagtgtatcattcgaaaatagcctggaacaatgatatgtgtcattgatgttattcggaaatGTTTCGGAttaatttagagaaatatataactattatattcggaatacaagacattGTTATAAGTTTTACAACTGAGATAACTGCTATATGTCTGAAGCCATATTACATGTATTCTTACACGtggcggagtagctatataccgacttgcagatttgtgtgatacgctTATACGTACGcatatcatgggaaaatctgtttgtttcgtgatccggataggtacgtatattcgtatacaaaccattttggaactgtggtaagggaaccgggtttaaGTATCTAAACCGGTATGCTAACCAATACAGTTCTATATTTTTGAACCATTTTAGTACGCAAACTGAAAAGTTTCTGTGAACTCTGGAACCGgtaaagtcttaaggtttccaaaccggttcgCAAACTGAGAAAGTTCggtgaactccggaactcagttttgcacctaagtttgcaaaccggtacgtgaactaaaaagttctttcaactccggaactcagtttttctcataagtttgcaaaccgatcAGCGTACCATGACTCAGCAGATTCACGAACGactcatgtatttgtactttgtgcatttacaaactatgtcgattgtgttcaaatgcgtttaaattatttctatgagatgatttgcatttgatcaattctctaattaacactagacttatttgatcacatgattgtgactcaagatcagTTTCTTTGTATTCATGGaaatgagtattaagcttttaagttcatactggctagtttcgtctaaccatgttaaacatagtctttgtacacggttcggttacggtttacctaaccagagtgtatatcttgtttatgtgaatatgattcaaagctttcatctaatggtgaatattgtttgcttggttccaaagctatcttagcttaaacctaaagtaacCTATGCtttaaagtctatataaggggaactcttcgcaactgggatctttgaatcctgacactagtTTTTGGTCAGTCCTAGatgtatctagagtcgtcatctccagaaacccttttaggatttaacgactatcaaagacttcattggaatccgtgaatccaggtccagttatattttatcttgataacttgagtatcatgatcttgttcgattgttgatttatcacttgaacaagatagataaaaatcacaaagttcttttcgtctcaactttatgattccacaagttttatatatacttgtgaggtgaataataatctaggttgtacttcgggttgcataagtccggattttgaggataaccTGACTTTAgtcaagttgctatcgatttccatcacctggatcttacGTTTGATCTGAACATCAGTGTCGAtcataaatcaggaaatcaactATGTAGGCTTAAtccgtgggaggcagatttggtttaaagtcttcagttgagttaaagcaactcttagtggtatgacgtcatctaagggaatcaattgcgcggagtcctgcttggattcaagaggcgtaaggagcgcgactgtacctgaatcagtgggagactgagttcgggattaactacattccagaccgaagttaattggtagtaggctagtgtatgtagcggcttaatacagtttggggttcaatttggactaggccccgggggtttttttgcatttgtggtttcctcgttaacaaaatttctggtatctgtgttatttatttttccgcattatattgtttatctttataattgaaatatcacaggttgtgcgtcgatCAATCAGAGTAGATACgcccgacctagtttgttggatacgcccgacctagtttgttggatacgactagtttgttggatacgactagtTTGTTAGATACGCCcgaccaaatcatgattcaagtgtatcattcgaaaatagcctggaacaatgatatgtgtcattgatgttattcggaaatGTTTCGGAttaatttagagaaatatataactattatattcggaatacaagacattGTTATAAGTTTTACAACTGAGATAACTGCTATATGTCTGAAGCCATATTACATGTATTCTTACACGtggcggagtagctatataccgacttgcagatttgtgtgatacgctTATACGTACGcatatcatgggaaaatctgtttgtttcgtgatccggataggtacgtatattcgtatacaaaccattttggaactgtggtaagggaaccgggtttaaGTATCTAAACCGGTATGCTAACCAATACAGTTCTATATTTTTGAACCATTTTAGTACGCAAACTGAAAAGTTTCTGTGAACTCTGGAACCGgtaaagtcttaaggtttccaaaccggttcgCAAACTGAGAAAGTTCggtgaactccggaactcagttttgcacctaagtttgcaaaccggtacgtgaactaaaaagttctttcaactccggaactcagtttttctcataagtttgcaaaccgatcAGCGTACCATGACTCAGCAGATTCACGAACGactcatgtatttgtactttgtgcatttacaaactatgtcgattgtgttcaaatgcgtttaaattatttctatgagatgatttgcatttgatcaattctctaattaacactagacttatttgatcacatgattgtgactcaagatcagTTTCTTTGTATTCATGGaaatgagtattaagcttttaagttcatactggctagtttcgtctaaccatgttaaacatagtctttgtacacggttcggttacggtttacctaaccagagtgtatatcttgtttatgtgaatatgattcaaagctttcatctaatggtgaatattgtttgcttggttccaaagctatcttagcttaaacctaaagtaacCTATGCtttaaagtctatataaggggaactcttcgcaactgggatctttgaatcctgacactagtTTTTGGTCAGTCCTAGatgtatctagagtcgtcatctccagaaacccttttaggatttaacgactatcaaagacttcattggaatccgtgaatccaggtccagttatattttatcttgataacttgagtatcatgatcttgttcgattgttgatttatcacttgaacaagatagataaaaatcacaaagttcttttcgtctcaactttatgattccacaagttttata
Coding sequences within:
- the LOC113276164 gene encoding histone deacetylase 6-like; this translates as MEEDLSGNALQTSGTDGKKRRVSYFYEPTIGDYYYGQGHPMKPHRIRMAHSLVVHYGLHRLMEINTPYPASPQDIRKFHSDDYVEFLSSVSPETLHDHTHSRHLKRFNVGEDCPVFEGLFEFCQASAGGSMGAAAKLNRGDADIALNWAGGLHHAKKCEASGFCYVNDIVLGILELLKNHKRVLYIDIDVHHGDGVEEAFFTTDRVMTVSFHKFGDYFPGTGHIKDIGVGGGKYYALNVPLNDGIDDESFRGLFRPIIQKVMEVYQPEAVVLQCGADSLSGDRLGCFNLSVKGHADCLRYLRSFNVPLMVLGGGGYTIRNVARCWCYETAVAVGVEPDNKLPYNEYYEYFGPDYTLHVDTSNMENQNTPRDMEKIRTLLLDQLSKIQHAPSVQFQARPPNTEPPEEEEEDMDERPKCRIWDGECSGSESEEDRKPGINDSGTDGPLNLDSRIIKDEVMDESVPPRVKDEVMDESSPAQVKEEAPSH